The following proteins come from a genomic window of Campylobacter sp. RM16189:
- a CDS encoding helix-turn-helix domain-containing protein, which yields MKAKKICFDKPNLAPKEAAAYLNISISTLWRFTKKAEFPKPKRLSDRTILFNKSELDDYLQRMGA from the coding sequence ATGAAAGCTAAAAAAATATGCTTTGACAAACCAAATTTAGCACCAAAAGAGGCGGCGGCGTATCTTAACATCTCAATATCTACACTTTGGCGATTTACTAAAAAGGCAGAGTTTCCAAAGCCTAAGAGGCTATCGGATAGAACGATACTTTTTAACAAAAGCGAGTTAGACGATTACTTGCAAAGAATGGGGGCTTAA
- a CDS encoding site-specific integrase — MGKFVKELELKKYNLSKGKSREWLKDIATEFLYVYITDTKKGLSKTFYYRYADKGDPKRKINQIVIGKYPSISLAEARTKANELTTMRERGEDINPEKNQAITFKDLAEQWIKKEQSKELASLDKQIGRINNHLYPLLKDKDIKTLTRLDLSNAIEKIQDKEAKRGLSHDTSKRAFYLMRKIMDYAVSKGYIDNNPARNIIFADTFKLSKTNNFKAITDTDKLKELLRAFDDYQGSNSTKQALIFGIHTFLRSANVRRLKWQYVDFDKDLIIFPAKEMKLRNEFIMPISKQVKKILHTQKELLGLKSEYVFPSDVTNTKPLSENTLNYAIKRLGFGDDMVFHGLRTTASTLLNENIKAHGLDSEVIELCLDHRERNTVKAIYDRSQRLEDRARLMQWWSNYLDEVKG; from the coding sequence ATGGGAAAATTTGTTAAAGAACTGGAGTTAAAAAAATATAATCTCTCTAAAGGTAAAAGTAGAGAGTGGTTAAAAGACATCGCAACTGAATTTTTATACGTGTATATAACCGATACTAAAAAAGGGCTGTCTAAGACCTTTTACTATCGCTATGCAGATAAAGGCGACCCAAAACGCAAGATAAATCAAATAGTTATCGGTAAATATCCAAGCATAAGCCTAGCCGAAGCAAGAACCAAAGCGAACGAGCTAACCACCATGAGAGAGCGAGGCGAGGACATAAACCCTGAAAAAAATCAGGCTATCACGTTTAAAGACCTAGCCGAACAATGGATAAAAAAAGAACAAAGCAAGGAACTAGCAAGCCTTGATAAGCAGATAGGGCGCATTAATAATCATCTCTATCCGCTATTAAAGGATAAGGATATTAAGACACTCACAAGGCTAGACCTATCAAATGCGATAGAAAAAATACAAGACAAAGAAGCTAAAAGGGGCTTAAGCCACGACACATCAAAGCGAGCTTTTTACCTTATGCGTAAAATTATGGATTATGCAGTGAGTAAAGGCTACATAGATAATAACCCCGCAAGAAATATCATATTTGCCGATACTTTTAAACTATCAAAGACTAACAATTTTAAAGCCATTACAGATACGGACAAGCTAAAAGAGCTTTTGAGGGCTTTTGATGATTATCAAGGCTCAAATAGCACAAAGCAGGCTTTAATATTCGGTATTCATACATTTTTACGCAGTGCAAACGTTAGAAGGCTTAAGTGGCAATATGTGGATTTTGATAAAGACCTCATCATATTCCCCGCTAAAGAGATGAAGTTAAGAAATGAATTTATTATGCCGATAAGTAAGCAAGTAAAAAAGATTTTGCATACTCAAAAAGAGCTTTTGGGCTTAAAGAGCGAGTATGTTTTTCCGAGCGATGTAACAAACACCAAGCCTTTAAGTGAAAACACGCTTAATTATGCGATTAAACGCTTAGGTTTTGGCGATGATATGGTATTTCACGGCTTACGAACGACAGCAAGCACGCTATTAAATGAAAATATCAAGGCTCACGGGCTAGACAGCGAAGTAATAGAGCTATGTTTAGACCATAGAGAGCGTAACACGGTTAAGGCAATTTATGACAGAAGCCAAAGGCTAGAGGATAGAGCTAGACTTATGCAATGGTGGAGTAATTATTTAGATGAGGTAAAGGGGTAG